The proteins below are encoded in one region of Triticum aestivum cultivar Chinese Spring chromosome 1B, IWGSC CS RefSeq v2.1, whole genome shotgun sequence:
- the LOC123145704 gene encoding uncharacterized protein isoform X2 has product MGNGSAPRETTWKGLVSNDIYYIWNHGPKFGGGFVCRYCPLITRGGGATRFREHLGGIPGDVRECPNVPRNICAAMRESRDDSMRKKREVPNLQKCALRIVSQCVSSSGCERNWSAFALVHTKQRNRLLYGKLHKLVSVRYNLKIRAEEEEDPVRENDKQKEVDACAMMMDTTMFDATNPMMEWLNEDEEHAILDGVDAASVVFEKIRLLNSSRKVSRLARKDNGRKRKRVEEEEDDYHDSEDDDEENEELDLEIDDDDDSHDDGASQSDGGDAPMQVEKDLTSQVGNNVEVTSDGSLVNRRSERVRQAKKVKEVTSLYN; this is encoded by the exons ATGGGGAATGGTTCAGCTCCAAGAGAGACAACTTGGAAAG GGCTTGTAAGCAATGACATCTATTATATTTGGAACCATGGCCCGAAGTTTGGTGGGGGATTTGTTTGTCGGTACTGCCCCCTAATCACTAGAGGAGGAGGTGCAACCCGCTTTAGGGAGCACCTTGGAGGTATACCAGGTGATGTGAGGGAGTGCCCTAATGTTCCAAGAAATATTTGTGCTGCAATGAGGGAATCCCGGGATGACTCAATGCGGAAGAAGAGGGAAGTTCCTAATCTGCAGAAGTGTGCCTTGAGGATTGTATCACAATGCGTTTCGTCAAGTGGCTGTGAGAGGAATTGGAGCGCTTTTGCTTTGGTCCACACCAAGCAAAGAAACCGTCTTCTATATGGCAAGCTGCACAAGCTTGTATCTGTGCGCTACAACTTGAAG ATAcgtgctgaagaagaagaagacccggTGAGAGAGAATGATAAGCAGAAGGAAGTTGATGCATGTGCAATGATGATGGATACAACCATGTTTGATGCAACAAATCCTATGATGGAATGGTTAAATGAGGATGAGGAGCATGCAATCTTGGATGGAGTTGATGCTGCTAGTGTCGTATTTGAGAAAATACGTTTGCTTAACTCAAGTAGGAAAGTTTCTCGTCTTGCAAGGAAGGACAATGGCAGGAAAAGAAAGagggtagaggaagaagaggatgactACCATGAtagtgaggatgatgatgaagaaaatgaggagcTGGACCTGgaaattgatgatgatgatgatagccaTGATGATGGTGCAAGTCAATCTGATGGAGGAGATGCGCCAATGCAAGTTGAAAAGGATTTAACAAGCCAAGTTGGAAACAATGTTGAGGTAACAAGTGATGGTAGTTTGGTGAACCGTAGATCTGAACGGGTTAGGCAAGCAAAGAAGGTGAAGGAGGTCACCAGCCTTTACAATTGA
- the LOC123145704 gene encoding uncharacterized protein isoform X1, with the protein MRRIQSGLGSAPAPDARAGFRQAGHGDGSAPYVSRVSIDEAKRRENVNPDNEDNILMGNGSAPRETTWKGLVSNDIYYIWNHGPKFGGGFVCRYCPLITRGGGATRFREHLGGIPGDVRECPNVPRNICAAMRESRDDSMRKKREVPNLQKCALRIVSQCVSSSGCERNWSAFALVHTKQRNRLLYGKLHKLVSVRYNLKIRAEEEEDPVRENDKQKEVDACAMMMDTTMFDATNPMMEWLNEDEEHAILDGVDAASVVFEKIRLLNSSRKVSRLARKDNGRKRKRVEEEEDDYHDSEDDDEENEELDLEIDDDDDSHDDGASQSDGGDAPMQVEKDLTSQVGNNVEVTSDGSLVNRRSERVRQAKKVKEVTSLYN; encoded by the exons ATGCGGCGCATCCAGTCGGGCTTGGGTAGTGCCCCGGCGCCAGACGCACGCGCTGGTTTCCGGCAAGCTGGACATG GTGATGGAAGTGCACCCTATGTTAGTAGGGTGAGCATCGATGAAGCCAAAAGGAGGGAAAATGTCAACCCCGACAATGAAGATAACATTCTGATGGGGAATGGTTCAGCTCCAAGAGAGACAACTTGGAAAG GGCTTGTAAGCAATGACATCTATTATATTTGGAACCATGGCCCGAAGTTTGGTGGGGGATTTGTTTGTCGGTACTGCCCCCTAATCACTAGAGGAGGAGGTGCAACCCGCTTTAGGGAGCACCTTGGAGGTATACCAGGTGATGTGAGGGAGTGCCCTAATGTTCCAAGAAATATTTGTGCTGCAATGAGGGAATCCCGGGATGACTCAATGCGGAAGAAGAGGGAAGTTCCTAATCTGCAGAAGTGTGCCTTGAGGATTGTATCACAATGCGTTTCGTCAAGTGGCTGTGAGAGGAATTGGAGCGCTTTTGCTTTGGTCCACACCAAGCAAAGAAACCGTCTTCTATATGGCAAGCTGCACAAGCTTGTATCTGTGCGCTACAACTTGAAG ATAcgtgctgaagaagaagaagacccggTGAGAGAGAATGATAAGCAGAAGGAAGTTGATGCATGTGCAATGATGATGGATACAACCATGTTTGATGCAACAAATCCTATGATGGAATGGTTAAATGAGGATGAGGAGCATGCAATCTTGGATGGAGTTGATGCTGCTAGTGTCGTATTTGAGAAAATACGTTTGCTTAACTCAAGTAGGAAAGTTTCTCGTCTTGCAAGGAAGGACAATGGCAGGAAAAGAAAGagggtagaggaagaagaggatgactACCATGAtagtgaggatgatgatgaagaaaatgaggagcTGGACCTGgaaattgatgatgatgatgatagccaTGATGATGGTGCAAGTCAATCTGATGGAGGAGATGCGCCAATGCAAGTTGAAAAGGATTTAACAAGCCAAGTTGGAAACAATGTTGAGGTAACAAGTGATGGTAGTTTGGTGAACCGTAGATCTGAACGGGTTAGGCAAGCAAAGAAGGTGAAGGAGGTCACCAGCCTTTACAATTGA
- the LOC123145721 gene encoding protein tesmin/TSO1-like CXC 3, translated as MSRTTCSCPKCFQGTCDCLIRNALCCSGCNCGGDCQKDLSLGTINPAAAQGTTPTLASGSSAAQDTAQTQPLAPSSSTAQGITQPQPLAPSSSTAAVPKPEAVVKCNCNVTKCINCQCICFKEGLSCVMGRCKCYDCENNHDWLADEDYEDCACKTKNCKTGHCSCNKKLKGCNPNCTCIGCENGYGMKGADKSNAGPGGTGGTSDAGGSGSNNQIRIG; from the exons ATGTCGCGGACAACTTGCAGCTGCCCCAAGTGTTTCCAAGG CACTTGTGACTGTTTAATAAGGAATGCGTTATGCTGTTCGGGGTGCAACTGCGGTGGTGACTGCCAGAAAGACTTATCTCTTGGAACAATCAACCCGGCTGCTGCCCAAGGTACCACCCCAACGCTTGCCTCTGGCTCTTCTGCTGCCCAAGATACTGCTCAAACACAACCGCTTGCACCGAGCTCTTCTACTGCCCAAGGTATCACTCAACCACAACCACTTGCCCCGAGCTCTTCTACTGCGGCGGTGCCAAAGCCAGAGGCAGTGGTGAAGTGCAACTGCAACGTTACCAAATGCATAAACTG CCAATGCATATGTTTCAAGGAGGGTTTGAGTTGCGTTATGGGACGCTGCAAGTGCTATGACTGCGAGAACAACCATGATTGGCTG GCCGACGAGGATTACGAGGATTGCGCGTGCAAAACCAAAAATTGCAAAACCGGACACTGCAGTTGCAACAAG AAACTGAAAGGGTGTAACCCAAATTGCACGTGCATAGGGTGTGAAAATGGCTATGGGATGAAAGGGG CTGATAAGTCCAATGCTGGACCGGGAGGTACGGGTGGCACAAGTGACGCCGGAGGCTCAGGTTCCAACAATCAAATAAGAATCGGG TGA
- the LOC123145732 gene encoding uncharacterized protein, whose translation MDRSWIRGTLFSREYVNGVKEFMNLIQAKFSEGEEILCPCRECLNRKYWHQAVVNKHILTHGRESTYTRWIYHGEDFNANVIEHLVDVHDSEDGNNGADRFEEMFGDLCTAVQQDQKKTENEDGNNGANPSNTESFLKNVRKEAKRHLYHGCTKFSRFSFVVNLLHLKSCHRITNSAFTDILKLLAEAFPQPNTLPKSYDEAKNLQKELGLGYESIHVCINNCVLFRKQYAKHDNCPVCGMSRWKDPDRKKIPQKVLRHFPLVPRLKRMFLSKKASEEAQWHKLKRQPSEKEMSHPADGDVWQDFDKKMSKICRRCQKHEAWHRH comes from the coding sequence ATGGATAGATCTTGGATTCGTGGCACACTGTTCTCTCGAGAGTACGTCAATGGTGTCAAAGAGTTTATGAACTTAATTCAAGCAAAATTCAGCGAGGGTGAAGAAATACTATGCCCATGTAGAGAATGCCTTAATCGCAAATACTGGCATCAAGCTGTTGTGAACAAGCACATATTGACGCATGGCAGGGAAAGTACATATACTCGTTGGATATATCATGGAGAagacttcaatgcaaatgttattgAGCATCTTGTTGATGTGCATGACTCCGAGGATGGTAACAATGGTGCTGACCGATTTGAAGAGATGTTTGGCGACCTATGCACAGCAGTACAACAAGATCAGAAGAAAACTGAAAATGAAGACGGTAACAATGGTGCAAATCCTTCTAACACTGAGTCCTTTTTGAAGAACGTGAGAAAAGAGGCAAAGCGGCACCTTTATCATGGTTGTACCAAGTTTTCAAGGTTCTCATTTGTGGTGAATCTTCTTCATTTGAAGTCATGCCATAGGATCACAAATAGTGCATTTACTGACATTTTGAAGCTACTGGCTGAAGCATTCCCTCAACCCAATACACTCCCAAAATCTTATGACGAAGCAAAGAATCTTCAAAAGGAATTAGGCCTTGGGTATGAGTCTATACATGTGTGCATCAATAATTGTGTTTTGTTCAGAAAGCAATATGCCAAGCATGACAACTGCCCAGTCTGTGGCATGTCAAGGTGGAAAGACCCTGATAGAAAGAAGATACCACAGAAAGTTTTGAGGCATTTTCCATTGGTGCCTAGGCTGAAGAGGATGTTTCTTTCCAAAAAAGCATCAGAAGAAGCACAGTGGCACAAGCTAAAGAGGCAACCCAGTGAGAAGGAAATGAGCCATCCAGCTGACGGTGATGTGTGGCAAGATTTTGATAAAAAAATGTCCAAAATTTGCAGAAGATGCCAGAAACATGAGGCTTGGCATCGCCACTGA